A part of Kitasatospora acidiphila genomic DNA contains:
- a CDS encoding CoA transferase encodes MSLDSRLRAALTPDNTPIDVHAELAEVLAGVGMNPADAGGTVAFRGADPIVPSTLRLASAAGIGLAAKSVALAKLWRARGGEGQDITMDLRKAPHRLCPFYDFTWEKLNGFPPGVPSDPDNPMALSFYRAGDGRWVMPLNAYPRLKQRALELLDCADNTAAVTRAVAGWKAADLEQAGAEAGVVMPMLRTLEEFLTEPQYRDFLAHQPLVEVEKIADSAPEPLPESAGNPLDGIRALGMGHVIAGAGIGRTLALHGADVLNLWKPYEHENDILYYTANVGVRSSLVDPHSPAGAQQVRDLLRDADIFYANRRPGHLETIGLSAEQAAEVRPGVIHASVSLFGTEGPWADRVGFDQSAGCVTGMMSLEGTEDRPQLSPIAVVNDYLVSWLATAGIVQALLRRATEGGSYRVHVSLTRVALWILSLGTFDQEYARTTAGSGREHAYLPPDTFTAETSCGSYQGVTDQVEMSATPGEYRTVLVPRGSSRAEWLPRG; translated from the coding sequence ATGTCTCTCGATAGCCGGCTGCGCGCCGCGCTCACTCCCGACAACACCCCGATCGATGTCCACGCCGAGCTCGCCGAGGTCCTGGCCGGCGTCGGCATGAACCCCGCGGACGCGGGCGGCACGGTGGCCTTCCGCGGCGCCGACCCGATCGTCCCGTCCACCCTGCGACTGGCTTCCGCCGCCGGCATCGGCCTGGCCGCCAAGTCGGTGGCCCTGGCCAAACTCTGGCGTGCCCGAGGCGGCGAGGGCCAGGACATCACCATGGACCTGCGCAAGGCCCCGCACCGGCTGTGCCCGTTCTACGACTTCACCTGGGAGAAGCTCAACGGCTTCCCGCCCGGCGTCCCCAGCGACCCGGACAACCCGATGGCCCTGTCCTTCTACCGGGCCGGCGACGGCCGCTGGGTGATGCCGCTGAACGCCTACCCGCGGCTCAAGCAGCGTGCGTTGGAGCTGCTGGACTGCGCCGACAACACCGCCGCCGTCACCCGGGCGGTCGCCGGCTGGAAGGCCGCCGATCTGGAGCAGGCGGGCGCCGAGGCCGGCGTGGTGATGCCGATGCTGCGCACCCTGGAGGAGTTCCTGACGGAGCCGCAGTACCGCGACTTCCTCGCCCATCAGCCGCTGGTCGAGGTCGAGAAGATCGCGGACAGTGCCCCGGAGCCGCTGCCCGAGAGCGCGGGCAACCCGCTGGACGGCATCCGGGCACTGGGCATGGGCCACGTCATCGCCGGTGCGGGCATCGGCCGCACGCTGGCGCTGCACGGCGCGGACGTGCTCAACCTGTGGAAGCCGTACGAGCACGAGAACGACATCCTCTACTACACCGCCAACGTCGGCGTGCGCTCCAGCCTGGTCGACCCGCACAGCCCGGCGGGCGCGCAGCAGGTGCGCGACCTGCTGCGGGACGCCGACATCTTCTACGCCAACCGCCGCCCCGGCCACCTGGAGACGATCGGGCTCTCCGCCGAGCAGGCCGCGGAGGTCCGACCCGGCGTCATCCACGCGTCCGTGTCGCTGTTCGGCACGGAAGGACCGTGGGCGGACCGGGTCGGATTCGACCAGAGCGCCGGCTGCGTCACCGGGATGATGTCCCTGGAAGGCACGGAGGACCGGCCCCAGCTGTCGCCGATCGCCGTGGTCAACGACTACCTGGTCTCCTGGCTCGCCACCGCCGGGATCGTGCAGGCGCTGCTGCGGCGGGCCACCGAGGGCGGCAGCTACCGCGTGCACGTCTCACTCACCAGGGTCGCGCTGTGGATCCTGTCACTGGGCACGTTCGACCAGGAGTACGCCCGGACGACAGCCGGCTCGGGCCGCGAGCACGCCTACCTGCCTCCCGACACCTTCACCGCCGAGACCTCCTGCGGCAGCTACCAGGGTGTCACCGACCAGGTGGAGATGAGCGCCACTCCGGGCGAGTACCGCACGGTGCTGGTGCCGCGCGGTTCCAGCAGGGCGGAATGGCTGCCCCGCGGCTGA
- a CDS encoding IclR family transcriptional regulator translates to MPPTNTPDPSARPAAAAAPRRPHHRTVDRVAAILDAVAHAPTGLSLSQLAARLEAPVSSIQGLVNGLAAVGYLTEEGKRFLLGPATYVLNLAAGRRPAAEVTQDDLDELSARTGADVLVAVRVGDSVVYTSHAGPWSIQRLAYRATEYRSSPLLCATAGWVILAFADERDLRAHLAAEGERHPRETAEFLDRIEHIRRTRVAFSHGLGDPDVSAVAVPLGGEGPVDAAILAIGRHEQVDGRSTELGAVLHAAVERWQSRPKP, encoded by the coding sequence ATGCCTCCGACGAACACCCCCGACCCGTCCGCGCGGCCCGCGGCTGCCGCCGCTCCCCGCCGCCCGCACCACCGCACGGTGGACCGCGTCGCGGCCATCCTGGACGCGGTCGCCCACGCGCCCACGGGTCTGTCGCTCAGTCAGCTGGCGGCCCGACTGGAGGCGCCGGTCAGCTCGATCCAGGGCTTGGTCAACGGGCTGGCGGCGGTCGGATATCTGACCGAGGAGGGCAAGCGCTTCCTGCTGGGGCCGGCCACCTACGTGCTCAACCTCGCCGCCGGTCGCCGACCGGCCGCCGAGGTCACGCAGGACGACCTGGACGAGCTGTCCGCCCGGACCGGTGCCGACGTCCTGGTCGCGGTCCGGGTCGGCGACAGCGTCGTCTACACCAGCCACGCCGGACCGTGGTCGATCCAGCGGCTGGCCTACCGGGCCACCGAATACCGGTCCAGCCCGCTGCTCTGCGCCACCGCCGGATGGGTGATCCTGGCCTTCGCCGACGAGCGCGACCTGCGCGCGCACCTGGCGGCCGAGGGTGAGCGGCATCCGCGGGAGACGGCCGAGTTCCTGGACCGGATCGAGCACATCCGGCGCACCCGGGTGGCCTTCAGCCACGGGCTCGGCGACCCGGACGTCTCGGCCGTTGCGGTGCCGCTCGGCGGCGAGGGGCCGGTGGACGCCGCGATCCTTGCCATAGGGCGGCACGAGCAGGTCGACGGACGCAGTACCGAGCTGGGCGCCGTGTTGCATGCCGCGGTCGAACGCTGGCAGAGCCGCCCGAAGCCGTAG
- a CDS encoding globin family protein: MLSPDSAPVIRATLPVVGAALPEITARFYDTMFADHPELLDNMEIFTRPYVR; encoded by the coding sequence ATGTTGTCCCCTGACTCAGCCCCCGTCATCCGGGCGACCCTGCCGGTCGTCGGCGCGGCCCTGCCGGAGATCACGGCGCGGTTCTACGACACGATGTTCGCCGACCACCCCGAACTGCTGGACAACATGGAGATCTTCACCCGTCCGTACGTTCGGTAG
- a CDS encoding cytochrome P450 has product MAEIVAARPVVAAERSVYKPAAGAEIPHDSATRTIRALGQDVMAGIQAPPPPARGLSGAWPYAATSYLRRWLFSSDPLPVSLLSKRGITRSDTLSRLTDRAVTVWPGSDANGKGTALAEQIRDASRGQDRQQAIALYRRATATLCDGVAGLTSNALWLMGPAARDREADRADLTAILWETLRLLPPAWMLFRNTGEAYTELHPEIRPEDRVALFPLLMHRHPDYWSGPLEFQPERWIGVADPEGTPAFMPFGFEGARCWAKHLVVPLAERLLTVALDNRLVIRSPQQDAQVPLRSLLSVRFEAEAGA; this is encoded by the coding sequence ATGGCCGAGATCGTCGCCGCGCGTCCCGTTGTGGCAGCCGAGCGATCCGTATACAAGCCTGCCGCCGGCGCGGAGATCCCCCACGACAGCGCGACCCGGACGATCCGCGCGCTCGGGCAGGACGTCATGGCGGGCATCCAGGCTCCGCCGCCCCCCGCGCGCGGGCTGTCCGGCGCCTGGCCCTACGCGGCCACCTCCTACCTGCGCCGGTGGCTCTTCTCGTCCGATCCCCTGCCGGTCTCCCTGCTGTCGAAGCGCGGCATCACCCGCTCCGACACGCTCTCCCGGCTCACCGACCGCGCCGTCACCGTCTGGCCGGGCTCCGACGCCAACGGCAAGGGCACCGCGCTGGCCGAGCAGATCCGCGACGCCTCCCGCGGCCAGGACAGGCAGCAGGCCATCGCCCTGTACCGCCGGGCCACGGCCACCCTCTGCGACGGCGTGGCCGGACTGACCTCCAACGCCCTGTGGCTCATGGGGCCGGCCGCCCGGGATCGGGAGGCGGACCGCGCCGACCTCACCGCGATCCTCTGGGAGACGCTGCGGTTGCTCCCACCGGCGTGGATGCTGTTCCGCAACACCGGAGAGGCGTACACCGAGTTGCACCCCGAGATCCGTCCCGAGGACCGCGTCGCGCTCTTCCCGCTGCTGATGCACCGCCACCCGGACTACTGGTCCGGCCCGTTGGAGTTCCAGCCCGAGCGGTGGATCGGGGTGGCGGACCCGGAGGGGACGCCCGCGTTCATGCCGTTCGGGTTCGAGGGCGCTCGCTGCTGGGCCAAGCACCTGGTCGTGCCGCTCGCCGAGAGGCTGCTGACCGTTGCCCTCGACAACCGACTCGTCATCCGCAGCCCGCAGCAGGACGCGCAGGTCCCGCTGCGCTCCCTGCTCTCCGTGCGCTTCGAGGCGGAAGCCGGGGCATGA
- a CDS encoding JmjC domain-containing protein, with product MESPTLADWVGDVKGFAEHQWQREPAIFTPEAAASPLDLDELDAAFDSGLLRTPYLEMVRSDKVTIPPEAYTTSRVVNGITHHGFADRAKVVALLRTGATLLLRCVNQWHRPTGDLVARLSEELDRRVEAFFFVTPAGGQGLATHRDDADVFVLQAAGRKTWYVHDAPAVADWQLGELADDEHSPRRLHGVLDPGSVLYIPRGFAHRAVGAAGLSAHLSLTVRDICLQDLRTALEQCLTGELDLPARPLGEAAIADACTALLGHVRARLDTVTPTEVRLAARAAQARQRATAAPAETFGEAARTWEADGAGRAGLASVGRTWRKLRGAH from the coding sequence ATGGAATCGCCCACGCTGGCCGACTGGGTCGGCGACGTCAAGGGCTTCGCCGAGCACCAGTGGCAGCGCGAACCCGCGATCTTCACACCGGAGGCCGCCGCCTCACCGCTGGACCTCGACGAGTTGGACGCAGCCTTCGACTCGGGGCTGCTGCGCACCCCTTATCTGGAAATGGTCCGCTCCGACAAGGTCACCATCCCACCCGAGGCCTACACCACGTCACGCGTGGTCAACGGCATCACCCACCACGGCTTCGCCGACCGCGCGAAGGTCGTCGCACTGCTGCGCACCGGGGCCACGCTGCTGCTGCGCTGCGTCAACCAGTGGCACCGCCCGACGGGCGATCTGGTGGCGCGGCTGTCCGAGGAGCTGGACCGGCGCGTGGAGGCGTTCTTCTTCGTCACGCCCGCCGGTGGCCAGGGCCTCGCAACGCACCGCGACGACGCCGACGTGTTCGTCCTCCAGGCCGCCGGACGCAAGACCTGGTACGTCCACGACGCGCCTGCGGTGGCTGACTGGCAGTTGGGAGAACTCGCGGACGACGAGCACTCCCCGCGGCGCCTGCACGGCGTCCTCGATCCCGGCAGCGTGCTCTACATCCCGCGCGGCTTCGCGCACCGCGCGGTGGGCGCCGCCGGGCTGTCCGCGCACCTGTCGCTTACGGTCCGCGACATCTGCCTGCAGGACCTGCGCACGGCCCTGGAGCAGTGCCTGACCGGAGAGCTGGACCTCCCGGCGCGCCCGCTGGGCGAGGCCGCGATCGCCGACGCCTGCACCGCGCTGCTCGGCCATGTCCGGGCGAGGCTTGACACCGTCACCCCGACGGAGGTGCGACTCGCCGCGCGGGCCGCACAGGCCCGGCAGCGGGCCACCGCGGCGCCTGCGGAGACGTTCGGCGAGGCGGCCCGGACCTGGGAGGCGGACGGCGCCGGGCGCGCCGGGCTGGCGTCCGTCGGCCGCACCTGGCGCAAGCTGCGCGGCGCGCACTGA
- a CDS encoding response regulator, which translates to MRPKVLLVDDQPANLLALKSVLQVPDQELVAVTSGKDALKELLQHDDFAVIILDVRMPGMDGYETAAHIKRRTKTRNIPILFLTAIGADADYSMRGYSVGAVDFIVKPFDPWALRAKVAVFVELYLERRLRADQDQPLAITAPPAV; encoded by the coding sequence ATCCGGCCGAAGGTCCTGCTGGTCGACGACCAGCCCGCCAACCTGCTCGCTCTCAAGAGCGTCCTACAAGTACCGGACCAGGAGCTGGTAGCCGTCACCTCCGGCAAGGACGCCCTCAAGGAACTGCTCCAGCACGACGACTTCGCAGTCATCATCCTGGATGTCCGGATGCCGGGGATGGACGGCTACGAGACCGCCGCCCACATCAAGCGCCGCACCAAGACCCGCAACATACCGATCCTCTTCCTCACCGCGATCGGCGCTGATGCCGACTACTCGATGCGCGGCTACTCCGTGGGCGCCGTCGACTTCATCGTCAAGCCCTTCGATCCCTGGGCACTGCGCGCCAAGGTTGCGGTGTTCGTGGAGCTGTACCTGGAGCGCCGACTGCGCGCTGACCAGGACCAGCCCCTGGCGATCACTGCCCCGCCCGCGGTGTAG
- a CDS encoding serine hydrolase domain-containing protein, producing the protein MLAEHGIPGAGLAWIEDGRTVAVRAFGSVDAAGSEPVTPETAFLAGSISKHVTTVAALRLASDGLLDLDRDVNGYLSEWRMPTEPGHPAAARMLLSNLDGFADRPQLSDGYHRHGVVPSLLDVLHGRSPARTPAARYERRGIRAVCDSDTQMTEVAAHTRGTVHGLHHMSASERAAAASSATVTGSTTSRRYRLSCSPRTSSTISATISATRSSMVSP; encoded by the coding sequence GTGCTGGCCGAGCACGGGATCCCGGGCGCCGGCCTCGCCTGGATCGAGGACGGGCGGACCGTCGCGGTGCGCGCCTTCGGCTCGGTCGACGCGGCGGGCTCCGAACCGGTCACCCCGGAGACGGCCTTCCTGGCCGGCTCGATCAGCAAGCACGTGACCACGGTGGCGGCGCTGCGGCTGGCCTCCGACGGGCTGCTCGACCTGGACCGGGACGTCAACGGCTACCTGTCCGAGTGGCGGATGCCCACCGAGCCCGGCCACCCCGCCGCGGCCCGGATGCTGCTGTCGAACCTGGACGGCTTCGCCGACCGTCCGCAGCTGTCCGACGGCTACCACCGGCACGGCGTGGTGCCGAGCCTGCTCGACGTGCTCCACGGCCGGTCTCCGGCCCGGACGCCCGCGGCCCGTTACGAGCGGCGCGGGATCCGGGCGGTCTGTGACAGCGACACGCAGATGACGGAGGTGGCGGCCCACACCAGGGGGACTGTCCACGGGCTCCACCACATGAGCGCCAGCGAGAGGGCCGCGGCCGCCAGCAGCGCGACGGTGACCGGCAGCACAACGTCGCGCCGGTACCGCCTCAGCTGCTCGCCGAGGACCTCTTCGACGATCTCGGCGACGATCTCGGCGACCCGGTCGTCGATGGTGTCCCCGTAG
- a CDS encoding sensor histidine kinase, with amino-acid sequence MTWSPPALPTRAGLKQLTEYIAGRATGRARTDARPPREVVPGNPLRALASPVLWRASIHLVLDGLVALAGLAVLVVLVVAVCLAPAGLVGLPVTVAAGWALFRLAAVERARFAVTCGLELDELPAPVWSWRLAKSLQSLVHNLCTWRLIGYFVLLMPVAVVTVVGVALIWAVPLTLVLLPVYYRGLRGGQAQLGPFLVDSLPRALLVAAVALLVGAVLSPLIVKLLLALDTALAVALLSRPRGMELEQRVNDLTQSRARVVDAAEAERKRIERDLHDGAQQRLVAMSITLGRASSRLKKSGDHETNKLVEDVRRETLSTIAELRNLARGLHPPVLTDRGLEASLSAVAALAPVPVRLDVLVEPRPSSAIEAVAYFTVTEALTNVAKHAHATRAWVEIRREGARLDVRVGDDGRGGADLAAGTGLTGLADRVSGVDGRFRFSSPVGGPTVIEVELPCG; translated from the coding sequence GTGACCTGGTCGCCGCCCGCACTGCCCACGAGAGCGGGTCTGAAGCAGTTGACCGAGTACATCGCCGGCCGTGCCACCGGCAGAGCCCGGACGGACGCCCGGCCACCCCGCGAGGTGGTGCCGGGCAATCCGCTGCGCGCGCTGGCCTCCCCCGTGCTGTGGCGGGCGTCGATCCACCTGGTACTTGACGGTCTGGTGGCGCTGGCGGGACTGGCCGTGCTGGTCGTGCTGGTCGTCGCCGTCTGCCTGGCGCCGGCCGGCCTGGTGGGCCTGCCGGTCACGGTGGCGGCGGGGTGGGCGCTGTTCCGGCTGGCCGCCGTCGAGCGCGCCCGGTTCGCCGTGACCTGCGGGCTGGAGCTCGACGAGCTGCCGGCGCCGGTCTGGTCGTGGCGGTTGGCCAAGTCGCTGCAGTCGCTCGTCCACAACCTCTGCACCTGGCGGCTGATCGGCTACTTCGTACTGCTGATGCCGGTGGCGGTGGTGACCGTGGTCGGGGTGGCGCTGATCTGGGCCGTGCCGCTGACCCTGGTGCTGCTTCCGGTCTACTACCGGGGCCTGCGCGGCGGGCAGGCCCAGCTCGGGCCGTTCCTGGTGGATTCCCTGCCCCGGGCGCTGCTGGTCGCGGCGGTGGCGCTGCTGGTCGGCGCGGTCCTCTCCCCACTGATCGTCAAACTCCTGCTGGCGCTGGACACCGCGCTGGCCGTCGCACTGCTCTCCCGGCCCCGCGGCATGGAACTGGAGCAGCGGGTCAACGATCTGACGCAGAGTCGAGCCAGGGTGGTGGACGCCGCCGAGGCGGAGCGCAAACGGATCGAGCGGGACCTGCACGACGGTGCCCAGCAACGGCTGGTGGCGATGTCGATCACCCTGGGCCGGGCCAGCTCGCGGTTGAAGAAGTCCGGTGACCACGAGACCAACAAGCTGGTCGAGGACGTCCGGCGGGAAACCCTCAGCACCATCGCCGAGTTGCGCAACCTGGCCCGTGGCCTGCACCCGCCGGTGCTGACCGACCGCGGCCTGGAGGCGTCGCTCTCCGCCGTCGCCGCGCTGGCTCCGGTGCCGGTGCGCCTTGACGTCCTGGTGGAGCCGCGCCCCTCCTCCGCCATCGAGGCGGTCGCCTACTTCACGGTGACCGAGGCGCTCACCAATGTGGCCAAACATGCTCATGCGACCCGCGCTTGGGTGGAGATCCGGCGGGAGGGCGCCCGATTGGACGTTAGGGTTGGCGATGACGGGCGTGGCGGAGCCGACCTCGCG